The Agromyces sp. LHK192 genome includes a window with the following:
- the tig gene encoding trigger factor codes for MPTTSVEKLSPTRAKLTISVTPEELKPSITHAYEHIAEQINVPGFRKGKVPAPVIDQRVGKAAVLEHAVNEGLDGFYRAAVAEHELRPLGRPAADIVEWPNEKDFSGDLLLAIEVDVRPEIELPAYEGLELVVDDVEVAEDEVEQELDRLRSRFGTLITVDRPAKTGDFVTLDLVAKIGETEVDTANGISYEVGSGELLAGIDEALDSLTADETTTFESKLLGGDHEGETAEITVTVTAVKERELPEADDDFAQIASEFDTIAELTDSLKEQVARNKSFSQGSQARDLLVDKLLELVEIPIADSVIEDEVHRHLEGEGRLEDDEHRAEVTEASTKAFQTQILLDKIAETEKVQVSQEELTQYLVQGAAQYGMNPNEFVQILSEQGQIPAMVGEVARNKALAIALGKAKVADASGNAVDLSEFTAVAGSDDEGEAAPEAEAVEAEVVEEKPAPKKRATKKKAEAEQADAE; via the coding sequence ATGCCGACCACTTCGGTTGAGAAGCTGAGCCCGACGCGCGCCAAGCTCACCATCTCGGTGACGCCCGAGGAGCTGAAGCCCAGCATCACCCACGCGTACGAGCACATCGCCGAGCAGATCAACGTCCCGGGCTTCCGCAAGGGCAAGGTCCCGGCGCCCGTCATCGACCAGCGCGTCGGCAAGGCCGCCGTGCTCGAGCACGCCGTCAACGAGGGCCTCGACGGGTTCTACCGCGCCGCCGTCGCCGAGCACGAGCTGCGCCCGCTCGGCCGCCCGGCCGCCGACATCGTCGAGTGGCCGAACGAGAAGGACTTCTCGGGCGACCTGCTCCTCGCCATCGAGGTCGACGTTCGTCCCGAGATCGAGCTGCCCGCCTACGAGGGCCTCGAGCTCGTCGTCGACGACGTCGAGGTCGCCGAGGACGAGGTCGAGCAGGAGCTCGACCGCCTCCGCAGCCGCTTCGGCACCCTCATCACGGTCGATCGTCCCGCGAAGACGGGCGACTTCGTGACGCTCGACCTCGTCGCCAAGATCGGCGAGACCGAGGTCGACACCGCCAACGGCATCTCGTACGAGGTCGGCTCCGGCGAGCTGCTGGCCGGCATCGACGAGGCGCTCGACTCGCTCACCGCCGACGAGACCACCACCTTCGAGTCGAAGCTGCTCGGCGGCGACCACGAGGGCGAGACCGCTGAGATCACCGTCACCGTCACCGCCGTCAAGGAGCGCGAGCTCCCCGAGGCCGACGACGACTTCGCCCAGATCGCGAGCGAGTTCGACACCATCGCCGAGCTGACCGACTCGCTCAAGGAGCAGGTCGCCCGCAACAAGTCGTTCAGCCAGGGTTCGCAGGCTCGCGACCTCCTCGTCGACAAGCTCCTCGAGCTCGTCGAGATCCCGATCGCCGACAGCGTCATCGAGGACGAGGTGCACCGCCACCTCGAGGGCGAGGGACGCCTCGAGGACGACGAGCACCGCGCCGAGGTCACCGAGGCGAGCACCAAGGCCTTCCAGACCCAGATCCTCCTCGACAAGATCGCCGAGACGGAGAAGGTCCAGGTCAGCCAGGAGGAGCTCACGCAGTACCTCGTCCAGGGTGCCGCGCAGTACGGCATGAACCCGAACGAGTTCGTGCAGATCCTGAGCGAGCAGGGCCAGATCCCCGCGATGGTCGGCGAGGTCGCCCGCAACAAGGCGCTCGCGATCGCGCTGGGCAAGGCGAAGGTCGCGGATGCCTCTGGTAACGCCGTCGACCTGTCGGAGTTCACGGCCGTCGCCGGTTCCGATGACGAGGGCGAGGCCGCTCCTGAGGCCGAGGCCGTGGAGGCCGAGGTCGTCGAGGAGAAGCCGGCTCCGAAGAAGCGCGCCACCAAGAAGAAGGCCGAGGCCGAGCAGGCCGACGCCGAGTAA
- a CDS encoding nuclear transport factor 2 family protein: MDGRATIEALVDAINARDLDAMDAVFDDDVVIEWPQSRERIVGGANRRAVYAAFPGLPTLTPRRIRGSGELWVAEIVADYGDGGVFDAVFVFEIRDGRIRHESAYWASPFAPADWRAGWVETM; encoded by the coding sequence ATGGACGGACGCGCGACGATCGAGGCGCTGGTCGACGCGATCAACGCGAGAGACCTCGACGCGATGGACGCCGTGTTCGACGACGACGTCGTGATCGAGTGGCCGCAGTCACGCGAGCGGATCGTCGGGGGAGCGAACCGACGGGCGGTGTACGCCGCGTTCCCGGGCCTGCCGACGTTGACGCCGCGGCGCATCCGCGGCTCCGGCGAACTCTGGGTGGCGGAGATCGTCGCCGACTACGGAGACGGCGGGGTTTTCGATGCGGTGTTCGTCTTCGAGATCCGCGACGGGCGCATCCGTCACGAGTCGGCGTACTGGGCGTCGCCGTTCGCGCCGGCCGACTGGCGGGCCGGATGGGTCGAGACGATGTGA